TTTGTTGGGAGCTAATCTGTCATTTAGAGCTATTCCATTTCAGTGGGAGAGTAGTTAATGTCAACAACTCTCTTTTGGTACTCTTTTGTCATCAACCCTTGGAATCTAAGCATGGAAGCAATAGAGACCACAGAGAAGAGAAAAAGGAGTTTGCAGCCTGATAAAACGATTCACAGAGATTTCATAATCACACAGAAAAGCCATGGGTTGTATAAACAGATCGCCAACCATCCGACTCCAAAAAAGTTTACATCAGAAAAATTCACCATTTTAAAGAGCCAGTTTAGCTCCCTGCCAGGTGAGTATATGAGCATTTCAAGAAATTGTTGATATAGACCAGGTTTTTCAGGTGGTCTAAAATGGATGATAGATTAGATGGATGGGCTGATGACAGAATAGATGGCGGGTGTATCAGCAGGTCAAAGAACCGACTCAAAGAATTGTGTCCCTCCTCTTACCTCCCATCACTGTCACCAGCCACTTCTGCccaaagagagaaaggaaagtgTTTTGCATAAGTAAACACTCACAGAGTCTGATTTAACTGGGAGCCATTCAGCCAGATCCAGGTCTTCCCCAGGGATGAGAGAGAAAGTCCAATCCAAACAAAAGTTGAATCTTGTGTACTATTCTTTATGAACTCCTGTATCAGAGATACGACAGGCATCCGCGTAAGTATCATATGCTGTAACACTTGGTTTGCTTTTCTTTGCATGTTCAGTTCCAGAACTACTGTCTGTCGATCCAGCCTCATAAAAACAGTCTGTTCTTATGGCTCTCTCACACCCAGATCTTTTCTTTCGAGTGAGCAGCATTCAGCACACAATCAATACGGGGATGGCAATGACGGCTTAAAGCCACTTTTGTGTCCCACTGATCCTGGGGCCAGCTGGAGGGTCAAAACTGCCTAAAGGATTTTGACACTCAACACAAAATGAATGGGAATTTGATGTCCACATTCCTCATGTGGTTTTGAAAATTATAAGCCCCGTGAATGATTTCTTATAACCAAGGGCCCATCTCTGCAAAGGCAGTTAAAGCAAAATAGCGTCATTCTGTTTACCAGCTCCTCCCCGTCCCGGATCACCAGCAGCTGAGAGTGCTTCGCGGAACAGTCGTCACGGCTCTCGTTCCACGGTTTCATTTTTCCAGAGACCCAATAGCACTTGTCCCTATGCAGCAGCCAGGTCGCGGGGCAGAGTTTGCACCCAGAGCCCTCTAGAGAGAGAAATGGAAAGGGGGAGGGGTCACTAATATGTTTGAGCACACTGGGCTGCTTCTTGCTTCCTCCCTTCTTTCTGCGCTTGGGGCAGGGATGGGTGGCTGCAGGAGCAAAGGTGCCTTTCAGCTAGATAATATTTTATACTTGTTAAAGTCCTGCTGCAAACCCCATCCAAGGTTGGGTCTCCATTTTTCTGACCAATGCACAGACCCTGACCAAGGCCAGAGACCCTGTCACACCAAACCCtccttgtgccaggcactgcacagacacacggagagagacagcccctgccccgactaagatcagggccctgttgtgccgggtgctgcacagacacacagagagagacagtccctgccccagctgagatcagggcccggttgtgctgggcgctgcacagacacacagtgaaaGACATTcgctgccctaaagagcttaaagtctaaatagacaagaaggACAAagttctcctgagtcccagcccagtgcactaACCATTTCCTAGTGATGATAAATAGTATGGCCGGCATTTCAAAGCACTACGGCGAACGTTTTCAGAAGAGGTcactgattttggatgcctcagcATGTGAGCGCTTAACTTGTGACAACTTAGGTGTCTATATTTGGTCACCCAAAATTGAGGCCACTTCAGATAAGACGGCTGCTTACAATATCCTCATGTCACTTTTCAATGTAAAGGACGGCTGTAGTTGCCACAGGGGTGTTACATGGGCACAAGCAGgaagggaggcaggggctgggtgaggaggaacaggagaggggcagggtcgagtaaggaagaagaaaaagacaGTAGGGCCTAGTGCCTCTCTCTGTTCAGGTGTGGCCTCTACTCTGGAAATGTTTGGTTACCCCATACTGCATTACTTGCGGCACACATGTGAGCAGTactgggagcagccactagaggtCACTACCCCACATCATATCAGCAGAGGAAACACAATATCAGCTGAGTTGCAGcactgttggtcccaggacattacaGAGACCAGGTGGGGGAGGTGATGCTttcattggaccagcttctgttggtgagagagacaagcccgaagaagagctctgtgtgagctggaaggcttgtgtctctcaccaacagaagttggtccaacgaAAGCTATCGCCTCCCCCACCGGGTCTCTCTAACATCAGCCGCAGCAGGTATATTTAGTGACTGGCCCCGAGTGTAGCTGATGACTGAGTCGGTGTAGACAGCAAGGGGCCGCGTGTCCCTGCAGTGCATGATGGCCacaggctgggacagcaactgggtTTCCACCGGCAATGACCGCGCCAGGCAAAGGGCAGCTCAGAGACACGATAAGCTGAGGTTACTTGCTGAGCCGTGTTGGTTTGGATGACACAAGCTTCCTTTCAGCTGAGATCGGAAATCTTCTAGAGAGGTGCTGCATTTGGCTTCACAGGTGTTTCTGTTCCCAGAACAATCTCCAccaggggctgccaggggctggcCTTTCTCAGACACCAGCTGGAAAACTTCAAAGAAGCATCAGAGTGAGCAAGAGTAATTTAGGCCTTTTCCACCCTAGAAAGTTGGCACAGATTAATTTAAATCGGCTTTCAAATGGATACAGTTAAACCATTGTtgtgtgcagtgttgtagccgtgttggtcccaggatattagagagccaaggtaggggaggtgatatcttttatggggccaacttctgttggtgagagagagagagacacgcttttgagTTTTCACAGAGTTCAGGAGATCTGTGTTTGATTTcctgctctgctactgacttcctgtgtcacctggggcaagtcacttacttaagacatgtctacatagcaaaaaaaaaaagtgtgttctttTAACCCAGGTTACCTAACCTGAGCAGAGGCATgtgcaaagggggtgggggagcaggggcagcccccCAGTAATCATCTCCGCCACTGCCtgcagcttctgccctggcccccgcTCCAGGATTCTCTCCCCcgaacccctcctccctccctgccagggtGGGAGTCGGACTGAGTGCGGCTGAAGGGACAGGCCCGGGAAAGGCCCCAGCAGCTAGCACTCCGCTGAACCCCACTAGatgacacc
The Mauremys reevesii isolate NIE-2019 linkage group 15, ASM1616193v1, whole genome shotgun sequence DNA segment above includes these coding regions:
- the LOC120383459 gene encoding killer cell lectin-like receptor subfamily F member 1 codes for the protein MTGEIVYADLNIPSEWPCLRPPQASQHLEGSGCKLCPATWLLHRDKCYWVSGKMKPWNESRDDCSAKHSQLLVIRDGEELEFIKNSTQDSTFVWIGLSLSSLGKTWIWLNGSQLNQTLFPLPVQDNGNSCGAVKGNRIQSDACTTEYEWICQRETVLI